Proteins encoded by one window of Fusobacterium perfoetens:
- a CDS encoding dihydrolipoamide acetyltransferase — MKLKDIKAVNFNRNGSGSISGRIILKKEWLEDMNITPDEPWIELNYDEKIKKIVIEKKD; from the coding sequence ATGAAATTAAAAGATATCAAAGCTGTTAATTTTAATAGAAATGGTTCAGGGAGCATATCAGGCAGAATAATTTTAAAAAAAGAGTGGCTTGAAGATATGAATATAACACCAGATGAACCGTGGATAGAATTAAACTATGATGAAAAAATAAAAAAAATTGTCATAGAAAAGAAAGATTAA
- a CDS encoding phosphoenolpyruvate carboxykinase — MKQEFSINRNSVMLNFTAKYCTTSDELLSSVGFRKILNSYVLKITKKDTEVYRHLKALAGDEDITEEVTRLFKLLIVFNLEALEKLDERYVTFFSKKDIVIEFIEELYTYWRQFERYAIIRNKKFEAGLQNANFFNSMNNFTNLILTTYRKIEETVMGTKHRVYRQLPAGANLGVIVSNVNWNIPKEYYALEKVNFINSVILQPPFITYPKQNTRKGIFKEVNENPIEGMYLNSEDWLCYPAKVGSLLAFIYFNKDFMAQGVTLSNLFELAEEEEYANKKPDIVFVYGARDFDPKMKTLFYNDKINDIMVGYINYSEDIDYFGYVKKMTLTLHNLKMIEQGGLPIHGAMVNVTMKTGDSFNIIIMGDSGAGKSESLEAFRILSEEYVKEMKVIFDDMGVLKIKDGKILGYGTEIGAFVRLDDLDSGYAYKQMDRSIFMNPNKINSRIVIPISSYNTIMTGFPVEYFLYANNYEEGAELEFFNSPEEAKEVFVAGKRMAKGTTSEKGLVTSYFANPFGPVQKQKETDILIDKFFNKMYDDKVVVGQIRTMLGIKGKEHEGPIKAAEKLFNLIIKK; from the coding sequence TTGAAACAAGAATTTTCAATCAACAGAAACAGTGTTATGCTTAACTTTACTGCTAAATATTGTACTACATCAGATGAACTTTTAAGCAGTGTAGGATTCAGAAAAATATTAAACTCTTATGTTTTAAAAATAACTAAAAAAGATACAGAAGTTTACAGACATCTTAAAGCACTTGCAGGAGATGAAGATATAACTGAAGAAGTTACTCGTCTTTTTAAACTTCTTATAGTTTTCAATCTTGAAGCACTTGAAAAACTTGATGAAAGATATGTAACATTTTTCAGTAAAAAAGATATTGTTATTGAATTTATAGAAGAACTTTACACTTACTGGAGACAATTTGAAAGATATGCTATTATAAGAAATAAGAAATTTGAAGCTGGACTTCAAAATGCAAATTTCTTTAATTCAATGAATAATTTTACAAATCTTATTCTTACTACATACAGAAAAATAGAAGAAACTGTTATGGGAACAAAGCATAGAGTATACAGACAGCTTCCTGCTGGAGCAAATCTAGGAGTTATTGTAAGCAATGTAAACTGGAATATTCCTAAAGAATATTATGCTCTTGAAAAAGTAAACTTCATAAACTCTGTAATTTTACAGCCTCCATTTATTACATATCCTAAACAAAACACAAGAAAAGGAATTTTCAAAGAAGTTAATGAAAACCCTATTGAAGGAATGTATTTAAACTCTGAAGACTGGCTTTGCTATCCTGCAAAAGTAGGTTCTCTTCTTGCATTTATATATTTCAATAAAGATTTTATGGCTCAGGGAGTTACTCTTTCAAATCTTTTTGAACTTGCTGAAGAAGAAGAATATGCAAATAAAAAACCTGATATTGTTTTTGTATATGGAGCAAGAGACTTTGATCCTAAAATGAAAACTCTTTTCTATAATGACAAAATAAATGATATCATGGTAGGATATATAAATTACAGTGAAGATATTGACTATTTTGGATATGTTAAGAAAATGACTCTTACTCTTCATAACTTAAAAATGATTGAGCAAGGAGGACTTCCTATTCATGGAGCTATGGTAAATGTTACTATGAAAACAGGAGATAGCTTCAATATTATCATCATGGGAGACAGTGGTGCTGGTAAATCTGAAAGTCTTGAAGCATTTAGAATTTTAAGTGAAGAATATGTAAAAGAAATGAAAGTTATTTTTGACGATATGGGAGTTTTAAAAATAAAAGATGGAAAAATTCTTGGATATGGAACAGAGATAGGAGCTTTCGTAAGACTTGATGACCTTGATTCAGGTTATGCTTACAAACAAATGGACAGAAGTATCTTTATGAATCCAAATAAAATTAACTCAAGAATAGTTATTCCTATTTCATCATACAATACAATAATGACAGGTTTCCCTGTTGAATATTTCCTATATGCTAATAACTATGAAGAAGGAGCTGAACTTGAATTTTTCAATTCTCCTGAAGAAGCAAAAGAAGTGTTTGTTGCAGGAAAAAGAATGGCTAAGGGAACTACAAGTGAAAAAGGACTTGTTACTTCTTATTTTGCAAATCCATTCGGACCTGTGCAAAAACAAAAAGAAACTGATATTCTTATTGACAAATTCTTCAATAAGATGTATGATGACAAAGTTGTCGTTGGTCAAATAAGAACTATGCTTGGTATCAAGGGAAAAGAACATGAAGGGCCAATTAAGGCAGCTGAAAAATTATTTAATCTTATTATAAAAAAATAG
- a CDS encoding pyridoxal phosphate-dependent aminotransferase yields the protein MIAERMIGKALGKGVFEISKEVKEAETEFGKDNVINSTIGTFYGEDENLSVLKTVEKYYKNLPAVEIFGYASGISGSNEYKEAVKENVLDIYKSSFDKSYIGVTATPGGTGAIHNTLKAYMDCGETVLLPEFMWEAYKSLAAANGLKYDTYTLFDGNAFNISSFSEKVLKMAKNQHKVLAVINDPCQNPTGYCLSFEEWKAVIEVLKEAAKYAKVILLNDIAYIDYDFRGAAKSREYMTLFNGLPEEILVIMAFSMSKSFTSYGLRVGAQVAVSSSKKIIDEFDTASTFLCRTSWSNTTRGGMKLLSDIYSDEKLLKEVEDEREEKIVLLEKRAEIFVKEAEKSGLITCPFRSGFFVTIPLKENAKEIIADLKSQKVFVLPVIGGIRIALCSVPCRKIEKLPEIIAQSIKKFNR from the coding sequence TTGATAGCTGAAAGAATGATTGGAAAAGCTCTTGGAAAAGGTGTTTTTGAAATATCAAAAGAAGTTAAAGAAGCTGAAACAGAGTTTGGAAAAGATAATGTTATAAATTCCACAATAGGAACTTTCTATGGAGAAGATGAAAATCTTTCTGTACTAAAAACTGTTGAAAAATATTATAAAAATCTTCCTGCTGTTGAAATTTTTGGATATGCTTCAGGTATAAGTGGAAGCAACGAATATAAAGAAGCTGTTAAAGAAAATGTTTTAGATATATATAAATCATCATTTGATAAATCATATATAGGAGTAACTGCGACTCCCGGAGGAACAGGAGCTATTCATAATACTCTTAAAGCGTATATGGACTGTGGGGAAACTGTCCTTCTTCCTGAATTTATGTGGGAAGCTTATAAAAGTCTTGCTGCTGCAAATGGATTAAAATATGATACATATACTCTATTTGATGGAAATGCTTTTAATATTTCAAGCTTTTCTGAAAAAGTTTTAAAAATGGCAAAAAATCAACATAAAGTTCTTGCTGTTATAAATGATCCATGTCAAAATCCTACAGGATACTGTCTTTCTTTTGAAGAATGGAAAGCTGTCATAGAAGTTTTAAAAGAAGCTGCAAAATATGCTAAAGTAATTCTTTTAAATGATATTGCATATATAGACTATGATTTCAGAGGAGCTGCAAAATCAAGAGAATATATGACTCTTTTCAATGGACTTCCTGAAGAGATTCTTGTAATTATGGCATTTAGTATGTCAAAATCATTTACAAGTTATGGACTTAGAGTTGGAGCACAAGTTGCTGTCTCTTCCAGCAAAAAAATTATAGATGAATTTGATACAGCTTCAACTTTCCTTTGTCGTACAAGCTGGTCAAATACAACAAGAGGAGGAATGAAACTTCTTTCTGATATATATAGTGATGAAAAACTTCTTAAAGAAGTTGAAGACGAAAGGGAAGAAAAAATAGTCCTTCTTGAAAAAAGAGCTGAAATCTTTGTAAAAGAAGCTGAAAAATCTGGACTTATTACTTGTCCTTTCAGAAGTGGTTTCTTTGTCACAATACCTCTTAAAGAAAATGCCAAAGAAATTATTGCAGATTTAAAATCACAAAAAGTATTTGTTCTTCCTGTTATTGGAGGAATAAGAATTGCTCTTTGCAGTGTACCTTGCAGAAAAATAGAAAAATTACCTGAAATTATAGCTCAGTCAATAAAAAAATTCAACAGATAA
- a CDS encoding ribonuclease HII, with the protein MKELYEFDREKGNIAGVDEAGRGPLAGSVVAAAVKINEYHDFFEEINDSKKLSEKKREILFDKILAYCNVGVGIATVEEIDEVNILNATFLAMTRALEDIKKEGTEFDKVLVDGNKLIKGYEGEQEAVVKGDAKSLSIAAASIIAKVTRDRIMLINAEKYPEYAFEKHKGYGTKLHREILLEKGPLPIHRKTFLKKILKSDTTYE; encoded by the coding sequence ATGAAAGAATTATATGAATTTGACAGAGAAAAAGGAAATATAGCAGGTGTTGACGAAGCAGGAAGAGGACCTCTTGCAGGATCTGTTGTTGCTGCAGCAGTAAAAATTAATGAATATCATGATTTTTTTGAAGAGATTAATGATTCTAAAAAACTTTCTGAAAAGAAGAGAGAAATTCTTTTTGATAAAATTTTAGCTTATTGCAATGTAGGAGTCGGAATAGCAACAGTTGAAGAAATAGATGAGGTAAATATTTTAAATGCAACATTTCTTGCTATGACAAGAGCTCTTGAAGATATAAAAAAAGAGGGAACAGAGTTTGATAAAGTTCTTGTTGATGGAAATAAATTAATAAAAGGTTATGAAGGAGAGCAGGAGGCAGTAGTAAAAGGAGATGCTAAAAGCCTTTCAATAGCTGCAGCTTCAATAATAGCTAAAGTAACAAGAGACAGAATAATGCTTATAAATGCAGAAAAATATCCTGAATATGCTTTTGAAAAACATAAGGGATATGGAACAAAACTTCACAGAGAAATTCTTCTTGAAAAAGGACCTCTTCCAATACACAGAAAAACTTTTTTAAAGAAAATATTAAAGTCAGATACTACTTATGAATAA
- a CDS encoding RluA family pseudouridine synthase produces the protein MKELKFSAEEKFIGKRLDIFLQSMLEEMSRAGVQKLIEDGLVKVNGKDIKKAGTKLKGNEIVEVKIPEEEVPELKPENIPIDIVYEDEYIAVINKTSNMTVHPAQNIYTGTLVNALLYHFKSLSNINEDNIRPGIVHRLDKDTSGLIIIAKTNEAHEKLVEMFQSKNMKKTYIAICKGNFSQKSGRIENLIGRDPYERKRMAVVEINGKPAITNYEVIDEVQDFSLMKVNIETGRTHQIRVHMKFLNHPILGDSTYGSPSKLAERQMLHAYMLEFIHPVTKESIKVKGKLPGDFENIIKKLRFNREKITEIGEK, from the coding sequence ATGAAAGAATTAAAATTTTCTGCAGAAGAAAAATTCATAGGAAAAAGACTTGATATTTTTCTGCAGAGTATGCTTGAAGAAATGAGCAGAGCAGGAGTTCAGAAACTTATAGAAGATGGACTTGTAAAAGTAAATGGAAAAGATATAAAAAAAGCAGGAACAAAATTAAAAGGAAATGAAATAGTTGAGGTAAAAATTCCTGAAGAAGAAGTACCTGAACTTAAACCAGAAAATATTCCTATAGATATAGTATATGAAGATGAATATATTGCTGTTATTAATAAAACAAGCAATATGACTGTTCATCCAGCACAGAATATTTATACAGGGACTTTGGTAAATGCTCTTCTATATCATTTTAAAAGTCTTTCAAATATAAATGAAGACAATATAAGACCTGGAATAGTTCATAGACTTGATAAGGATACAAGTGGACTTATAATAATTGCTAAAACAAATGAAGCACATGAAAAATTAGTAGAAATGTTTCAAAGTAAAAATATGAAAAAAACATATATAGCTATTTGTAAGGGTAATTTTAGTCAAAAATCAGGAAGAATAGAAAATCTTATAGGAAGAGATCCTTATGAGAGAAAAAGAATGGCAGTTGTTGAGATAAATGGAAAACCTGCTATAACTAATTATGAAGTAATTGATGAAGTTCAGGATTTTTCTCTTATGAAAGTAAATATTGAAACAGGTAGAACTCATCAGATAAGAGTGCATATGAAATTTTTAAATCATCCTATTCTTGGAGATTCAACATATGGTTCTCCTTCAAAGCTTGCAGAAAGGCAGATGCTTCACGCATATATGCTTGAATTTATTCATCCTGTGACAAAAGAAAGTATAAAAGTAAAAGGGAAACTTCCTGGGGATTTTGAAAACATTATAAAAAAATTAAGGTTTAACAGAGAAAAAATAACAGAGATTGGTGAAAAGTAA
- a CDS encoding Na+/H+ antiporter NhaC family protein: protein MNENLNERRGWFIEILKLSPVVILGVLMVAVGLDVLVAAPIAVMFAALVAFITEKFTFQKIVDSAVDSVKEIQLVFFILMLAYAMAETFMATGVGASIIIMSLNFGLTAKTIAVTGIIVTSLLSVAIGSSWGTFAACAPVFLWLNHIVGGNILLTTAAIAGGACFGDNIGLISDTTVVSSGIQKVEVIDRIKHQGVWSLSCLVLSIITFYGVSVFMGLPDTVGSASEAINNIPQSVWSALAAERESAVTLLKQVQSGIPAYMGIPLLLVLAAAVKGLPTLLCLFLGIFSSLIFGIFAGTITITAEAAQAAAEMGKTAIDLKGFIELIYTGFSGAGAWVIVMMMWIAAFGGIMGSMNAFEPLSRLVKGMAKNVRQLMFYNGVFSILGNAALADEMAQIVTIGPIIRNLVDENVEGDEKAMYKLKLRNATFSDALGVFGSQLIPWHVYIGFYIGIAKVVYPLHEFVPMDIIKFNFLAMISVFSILFLTITGFDRFIPLFGLETEPKVRLKK, encoded by the coding sequence ATGAATGAAAATTTAAATGAGAGAAGAGGTTGGTTTATAGAAATATTAAAACTGTCTCCTGTTGTTATTTTAGGAGTACTTATGGTTGCTGTAGGACTTGATGTTCTTGTTGCTGCTCCTATTGCAGTAATGTTTGCTGCACTTGTTGCATTCATCACTGAAAAATTTACTTTCCAAAAAATAGTTGATTCCGCTGTTGACAGCGTAAAAGAAATTCAACTTGTTTTCTTTATTCTTATGCTTGCTTATGCTATGGCTGAAACTTTTATGGCAACAGGAGTTGGAGCTTCTATTATCATTATGTCTCTTAACTTTGGACTTACTGCAAAGACAATAGCTGTTACTGGAATTATTGTAACAAGTCTTTTATCTGTTGCAATAGGAAGTTCATGGGGAACATTTGCTGCCTGTGCACCTGTATTTTTATGGCTTAACCATATTGTAGGAGGAAATATCCTTCTTACTACAGCAGCTATTGCTGGAGGAGCTTGCTTTGGAGATAATATAGGACTTATATCAGATACAACTGTAGTAAGTTCAGGTATTCAAAAAGTTGAAGTAATAGACAGAATAAAGCATCAAGGTGTTTGGTCTCTTTCATGTCTTGTTTTAAGTATAATAACTTTTTATGGTGTTTCTGTTTTTATGGGGCTTCCTGATACTGTAGGAAGTGCAAGTGAAGCTATAAATAATATTCCTCAGTCTGTATGGTCTGCTCTTGCAGCTGAAAGAGAATCAGCAGTAACTTTACTTAAACAAGTTCAAAGTGGTATCCCTGCATATATGGGAATTCCTCTTCTTCTTGTTCTTGCTGCTGCTGTAAAGGGACTTCCTACTCTTTTATGTTTGTTCCTTGGAATATTTTCTTCTCTTATTTTTGGAATTTTTGCAGGAACAATTACAATAACTGCTGAAGCTGCTCAAGCTGCTGCAGAAATGGGAAAAACAGCAATAGATCTTAAAGGTTTCATTGAACTTATATATACTGGATTTTCAGGAGCAGGAGCATGGGTTATTGTTATGATGATGTGGATTGCTGCTTTCGGAGGAATTATGGGAAGCATGAATGCCTTTGAACCTCTTTCAAGACTAGTTAAAGGTATGGCAAAAAATGTAAGACAACTTATGTTCTATAATGGAGTTTTCTCTATTCTTGGAAATGCTGCCTTAGCTGATGAAATGGCACAGATAGTTACAATAGGACCTATTATAAGAAATCTTGTAGATGAAAATGTAGAGGGCGATGAAAAAGCTATGTACAAGCTAAAACTTAGAAATGCCACTTTCAGTGATGCTCTTGGAGTTTTTGGTTCTCAGCTTATTCCATGGCATGTTTACATAGGATTCTATATAGGAATTGCAAAAGTTGTATATCCTTTACATGAATTTGTTCCTATGGATATTATTAAATTTAATTTTCTTGCCATGATTTCTGTATTTTCTATTCTTTTCCTTACTATAACAGGATTTGATAGATTCATTCCTCTTTTTGGGTTAGAGACAGAACCTAAAGTCAGATTAAAAAAATAA
- a CDS encoding YraN family protein, whose protein sequence is MNKREQGALFEGYAAEFLERKGYILLTANYFTKHGEIDLVMKKDKTIVFVEVKQRTNDVFGRGEYAVDYRKKRNMYYSALKFISENRYFNYDIRFDAVIFNGRGKTPCNWIKNIIWGDEIGF, encoded by the coding sequence ATGAATAAAAGAGAACAAGGAGCACTTTTTGAAGGTTATGCTGCAGAATTTCTTGAAAGGAAAGGGTATATACTTCTTACAGCAAATTATTTTACAAAACATGGAGAAATAGATCTTGTAATGAAAAAAGATAAAACAATAGTTTTTGTTGAGGTAAAGCAAAGAACAAATGATGTTTTTGGAAGAGGAGAATATGCAGTAGACTATAGAAAAAAAAGAAATATGTATTACAGTGCTCTAAAATTTATTTCAGAAAACAGATATTTTAACTATGACATAAGGTTTGATGCTGTTATCTTTAATGGCAGGGGAAAAACACCTTGTAATTGGATAAAAAACATAATATGGGGTGATGAAATTGGATTTTAA
- a CDS encoding outer membrane beta-barrel protein has translation MKKVLLGLFALSTVAMAAETNLYLRAGADLNGEFDTVSYYDLKLNKDEADDFSWEIAVEATREIYPKVELGLGLAYQKHGDPKSSNDFVEFDGLPDIIFDTKFEMPGYTSIPLYLTAKYNFDAINNFVPYVKANLGYSFNDGDGDFKMSGLSEDGTLEGKAKGNVKIDDGLYYGIGAGFEYNNFTMDLMYQVNEAEAEITVSDLDAKTKKDYDYSRVTLSFGYKFNF, from the coding sequence ATGAAAAAAGTTTTATTAGGTTTATTTGCTTTATCAACTGTAGCAATGGCTGCAGAAACAAATCTTTATTTAAGAGCAGGGGCTGATTTAAACGGAGAATTTGATACTGTTTCATATTATGATCTAAAACTTAATAAAGATGAGGCTGATGATTTTTCTTGGGAAATAGCTGTTGAAGCTACAAGAGAAATTTATCCAAAAGTTGAATTAGGACTTGGATTAGCTTACCAAAAACATGGAGACCCTAAATCTAGTAATGATTTTGTAGAATTTGATGGTTTACCAGATATTATTTTTGATACAAAATTTGAAATGCCTGGATATACTTCAATTCCATTATATTTAACAGCGAAATATAATTTTGATGCAATTAATAATTTTGTACCATATGTTAAAGCAAATTTAGGATATTCATTTAATGATGGAGATGGAGATTTCAAAATGTCAGGGTTAAGTGAAGATGGTACATTAGAAGGGAAAGCTAAAGGAAATGTTAAAATAGATGATGGGTTATATTATGGAATTGGTGCAGGATTTGAATATAACAATTTCACTATGGATTTAATGTATCAAGTTAATGAAGCTGAAGCAGAAATAACTGTTTCTGACTTAGATGCAAAAACTAAAAAAGATTATGATTATTCAAGAGTAACATTATCATTTGGATATAAATTTAATTTCTAA